From the genome of Triticum aestivum cultivar Chinese Spring chromosome 3B, IWGSC CS RefSeq v2.1, whole genome shotgun sequence, one region includes:
- the LOC123070504 gene encoding AP2/ERF and B3 domain-containing protein Os01g0693400: MDSTSCLADDTSSGGASTDKLKALAAAAAAAAGPLERMGSGASAVLDAAEPGSEADSGGAGAGRAAAGKLPSSRFKGVVPQPNGRWGAQIYERHQRVWLGTFAGEADAARAYDVAAQRFRGRDAVTNFRPLADADPDAAAELRFLAARSKAEVVDMLRKHTYFDELAQSKRAFAASAALSAPTTSRGADGHASTPSPAAAREHLFDKTVTPSDVGKLNRLVIPKQHAEKHFPLQLPAAGGESKGLLLNFEDAAGKVWRFRYSYWNSSQSYVLTKGWSRFVKEKGLGAGDVVGFYRSAAGSTGEDTKLFIDCKLRPDTNSPASADPVDQSAPVQKAVRLFGVDLLTAPASPEQGMPGCKRARDLVKSPPPKVAFKKQCIELALA, from the coding sequence ATGGACAGCACCAGCTGCCTCGCCGACGACACCAGCAGCGGCGGCGCCTCCACGGACAAGCTCAAGGCGCTGGCCGCCGCCGCGGCTGCCGCGGCGGGGCCGCTCGAGCGCATGGGCAGCGGCGCCAGCGCCGTGCTCGACGCGGCCGAGCCGGGCTCCGAGGCCGACTCTGGCGGCGCGGGCGCCGGCCGTGCGGCGGCGGGGAAGCTGCCGTCGTCCAGGTTCAAGGGCGTGGTGCCGCAGCCCAACGGGCGGTGGGGCGCGCAGATCTACGAGCGGCACCAGCGCGTGTGGCTCGGCACGTTCGCCGGGGAGGCCGACGCCGCGCGCGCCTACGACGTCGCCGCGCAGCGCTTCCGCGGCCGCGACGCCGTCACCAACTTCCGCCCGCTCGCGGACGCcgaccccgacgccgccgccgagctccgctTCCTCGCCGCGCGCTCCAAGGCCGAGGTCGTCGACATGCTGCGCAAGCACACCTACTTCGACGAGCTCGCCCAGAGCAAGCGCGCCTTCGCCGCGTCGGCCGCGCTCTCCGCGCCCACCACCTCGCGCGGCGCCGACGGCCACGCCTCGACCCCCTCCCCGGCCGCCGCGCGCGAGCACCTGTTCGACAAGACGGTCACGCCCAGCGACGTCGGGAAGCTGAACAGgctggtgataccgaagcagcacGCCGAGAAGCACTTCCCGCTGCAGCTCCCggccgcgggcggcgagagcaAGGGCCTGCTCCTGAACTTCGAGGACGCCGCCGGCAAGGTGTGGCGGTTCCGCTACTCGTACTGGAACAGCAGCCAGAGCTACGTCCTCACCAAGGGCTGGAGCCGCTTCGTGAAGGAGAAGGGCCTTGGCGCCGGAGACGTTGTCGGGTTCTACCGCTCCGCCGCCGGGAGCACCGGCGAAGACACCAAGCTCTTCATTGACTGCAAGCTGCGACCGGACACCAACAGCCCCGCCTCCGCTGACCCCGTGGACCAGTCGGCACCTGTGCAGAAGGCCGTGAGACTCTTCGGCGTCGACCTTCTGACAGCGCCGGCGTCGCCGGAGCAGGGGATGCCGGGGTGCAAGAGGGCCAGAGACTTGGTGAAGTCGCCGCCTCCGAAAGTGGCGTTCAAGAAGCAATGCATAGAGCTGGCGCTAGCGTAG